A segment of the Vibrio sp. 16 genome:
CTGATGAGCTTTATGAGATAGAACAGATTAGCCAATATTGAGGTGCCTTTTCTATCACGCAATTCGTTCCATCAAATTTTTCGAACGAGATCATCAAGGGTAAGAGATTTCCCCAGTGTAAATAATGGTAAATAATCTGTTACACACAAGGGGAGATAACTATTCTCATGTGATAAAGAGATTCATTTAACTTGGAAACTGCAATGAAGTCGGAAGTCAAAAACTATAATGTGGTTGCTCGTGCTGTGCACTGGTCATCTGCTCTGGTCGTGATTGGTATGTTTGCTGTTGGGCTGTGGATGGTTGATTTGTCCTACTACAGCGAATGGTATCGGACAGCACCACACTGGCATAAATCGATTGGCATTTTACTCGCCGCATTGACTCTATTCCGTTTGGTTTGGAAGCATGTTACGGCGTCACCAAAAGTAGAAGGCAGTGCGATTGAAAAAGCGGGAGCGAAGATTGTTCACCTCGCAATGTACGCAACTCTACTATTGTTGTTTGTTTCC
Coding sequences within it:
- a CDS encoding cytochrome b; protein product: MKSEVKNYNVVARAVHWSSALVVIGMFAVGLWMVDLSYYSEWYRTAPHWHKSIGILLAALTLFRLVWKHVTASPKVEGSAIEKAGAKIVHLAMYATLLLLFVSGYLISTEDGRGIDVFTWFTVPGAGALFENQADTAGLIHFYAAWALILMAAAHALAALKHHFINKDNTLRKMIGASK